From the genome of Callithrix jacchus isolate 240 chromosome 7, calJac240_pri, whole genome shotgun sequence, one region includes:
- the RPS8 gene encoding small ribosomal subunit protein eS8, producing the protein MGISRDNWHKRRKTGGKRKPYHKKRKYELGRPAANTKIGPRRIHTVRVRGGNKKYRALRLDVGNFSWGSECCTRKTRIIDVVYNASNNELVRTKTLVKNCIVLIDSTPYRQWYESHYALPLGRKKGAKLTPEEEEILNKKRSKKIQKKYDERKKNAKISSLLEEQFQQGKLLACIASRPGQCGRADGYVLEGKELEFYLRKIKARKGK; encoded by the exons ATGG GCATCTCTCGGGACAACTGGCACAAGCGCCGCAAGACCGGGGGCAAGAGAAAGCCCTACCACAAGAAGCGGAAGTATGAGTTGGGGCGCCCGGCTGCCAACACCAAG ATTGGCCCCCGCCGCATCCACACAGTCCGTGTGCGGGGCGGTAACAAGAAATACCGTGCCCTGAGGCTAGACGTGGGAAATTTCTCCTGGGGCTCAGAGT GTTGTACTAGAAAAACAAGGATCATTGATGTTGTCTATAATGCATCTAATAACGAGCTGGTCCGTACCAAGACCCTGGTGAAGAATTGCATTGTGCTCATCGACAGCACGCCATACCGACAGTGGTACGAGTCCCACTATGCGCTGCCCCTGGGCCGCAAGAAGGGAGCCAAGCTG actcctgaggaagaagagattttaaacaaaaaacgatctaaaaaaattcagaagaaataCGACGAAAGGAAAAAGAATGCCAAAATCAGCAGTCTACTGGAGGAGCAGTTCCAGCAGGGCAAGCTTCTTG CATGCATCGCTTCAAGGCCGGGACAGTGTGGCCGAGCAGATGGCTATGTGCTAGAGGGCAAAGAGTTGGAGTTCTATCTTAGGAAAATCAAGGCCCGGAAAGGCAAATAA